In Desulfobulbus oralis, one DNA window encodes the following:
- a CDS encoding extracellular solute-binding protein has protein sequence MRFFLRRFMLAALFFMPLPLQAGHGLSIDGSLKYPKNFERFAYTSPKARPGGLLNLHDLGGFDKMNPFTLKGAAPAGLAGYVFETLTVPSLDEPFAQYGLIAEDIELAADKMSVTFTIDPRAAFSDGTPVTVADVQFSLETLKSGAAHPFYQMYFQDIEGAEILDARRIRFRFARLNRELPMIAGQLPVLSKAFYSAHPFAASGAGLMTPPLGSGPYLVERAVAGKSISYKKNPNYWAKDHPARRGMFNFERIVVKCYKDPIVALEAFKAGEFDVLSVHIAKQWHRDMKGRRFDSGQLLRKNFPHRNDAGLQGFILNTRRPLFKDVRVRQALGLALDFEWTNESLFYGGYVRSNSYFSNSIYAAPGLPDEAELALLNPWRSHLPEAVFTTPLTPPSTRPPHSLRGNLLQARSLLEQAGWQMQNGVLRNAAGQPFHFDILLADNAFERVMAAYAHNLKKLGIRADYRHIDLSLYADRVRNFDFDMIVNGFGQSQSPGNEQRDYWTSAAADQKGSRNLAGIKSPVVDALVNAVIYAETQEALITACRALDRVLWYGYYVVPNWYLASHRLAYASWLRQPEILPLYYSADQWLNTWWRE, from the coding sequence ATGCGGTTTTTTCTGCGCCGGTTCATGCTGGCCGCCCTGTTTTTCATGCCCCTGCCGCTCCAGGCCGGCCATGGCCTCAGCATTGACGGCAGCCTCAAATACCCGAAGAACTTCGAGCGCTTCGCCTATACCTCGCCGAAGGCCCGGCCCGGCGGGCTGCTCAACCTACATGACCTGGGCGGCTTTGACAAGATGAATCCCTTCACCCTGAAGGGCGCGGCGCCTGCGGGACTTGCCGGCTATGTCTTTGAGACGCTGACCGTGCCCAGTCTGGACGAACCTTTTGCCCAATACGGCCTGATCGCAGAAGACATAGAGCTGGCAGCGGACAAAATGTCCGTGACCTTCACCATCGACCCCAGGGCCGCCTTCTCCGACGGCACGCCGGTGACCGTGGCGGATGTGCAGTTTTCTCTGGAAACGCTCAAGAGCGGGGCGGCCCATCCCTTTTACCAGATGTACTTTCAAGACATCGAAGGGGCCGAGATCCTGGACGCGCGCCGCATCCGTTTCCGCTTCGCGCGGCTGAACCGCGAATTGCCCATGATAGCCGGCCAGTTGCCGGTTCTGAGCAAGGCCTTCTACAGCGCCCACCCCTTTGCAGCCAGTGGCGCCGGACTCATGACCCCGCCCCTGGGCAGCGGCCCCTACCTGGTGGAGCGGGCTGTGGCGGGCAAGAGCATCAGCTACAAAAAAAATCCGAACTACTGGGCCAAAGACCACCCCGCCCGGCGCGGCATGTTCAACTTCGAGCGTATCGTGGTCAAGTGCTACAAAGACCCGATCGTGGCTCTGGAGGCGTTCAAGGCCGGCGAATTCGACGTCCTCTCCGTTCATATCGCCAAGCAGTGGCACCGGGACATGAAGGGCCGGCGCTTTGACAGCGGCCAACTGCTCAGGAAGAACTTTCCGCACCGTAACGATGCCGGATTGCAGGGTTTTATACTGAACACCAGAAGGCCCCTGTTCAAAGATGTGCGGGTGCGTCAGGCCTTGGGGCTGGCGCTGGACTTCGAGTGGACCAACGAGAGTCTCTTTTACGGCGGCTATGTCCGCAGCAATTCGTATTTTTCCAATTCCATCTATGCGGCGCCCGGCCTGCCCGACGAAGCCGAGCTGGCCCTGCTGAATCCCTGGCGCTCCCACTTGCCGGAGGCGGTCTTCACCACGCCGCTCACCCCGCCCAGCACCAGGCCGCCCCACAGTCTGCGCGGCAATCTCCTGCAGGCCAGGAGTCTCCTGGAACAGGCGGGCTGGCAGATGCAAAACGGCGTTTTGCGAAACGCGGCCGGCCAGCCCTTCCACTTTGACATTCTGCTGGCTGACAACGCCTTTGAGCGGGTCATGGCCGCCTATGCCCACAATCTGAAAAAACTGGGCATTCGGGCGGATTACCGCCATATTGACCTCAGCCTCTACGCGGACCGGGTCAGGAACTTCGATTTCGACATGATAGTCAACGGCTTTGGCCAGTCGCAGTCGCCGGGCAACGAGCAGCGCGACTACTGGACCAGTGCGGCTGCGGATCAGAAAGGCTCGCGCAATCTGGCCGGCATCAAAAGCCCGGTGGTGGACGCGCTCGTGAATGCGGTCATCTACGCCGAGACCCAGGAGGCGCTGATCACGGCCTGCCGCGCCCTCGACCGGGTGCTGTGGTATGGTTACTACGTGGTGCCGAACTGGTATCTGGCCAGCCATCGTTTGGCCTATGCCTCGTGGCTGCGGCAACCGGAAATCCTGCCCTTATACTACAGTGCCGACCAGTGGCTGAATACATGGTGGCGCGAATGA
- a CDS encoding sirohydrochlorin cobaltochelatase, whose translation MRKMSAVLLSSVFLMALFCVVSVAPAFAYGGHSKNPPPKKDALLLVTFGTSVQSAQKSFEHIEKKMQAAFPNTDIRWAYTSQIIRRKLAGEGKMIDSPEIALARLMDEGYREVTLQSLHILPGAEFHALNSNARKFEEMRGGIRKIRIGYPLLMDNKSMDQVLEVAFKSIIPDERKAEDAVVFMGHGSHHPADAIYSAMMYKAQKRDPNCFVGTVEGSPTFEEILDQLKARGVKKAYLIPFMTVAGDHSINDMSGKDPDSWESQLKKAGIKAVPVLHGLAEYDGVVDVWIQRLKASRERQHRGK comes from the coding sequence ATGCGAAAAATGTCGGCTGTCCTGTTGTCCTCCGTTTTTCTGATGGCACTGTTCTGTGTCGTCAGCGTCGCTCCGGCCTTTGCCTATGGCGGTCACAGCAAGAACCCGCCCCCAAAAAAGGACGCGCTGCTGCTTGTCACCTTTGGCACCAGCGTGCAATCGGCCCAGAAATCTTTTGAGCATATCGAAAAGAAGATGCAGGCCGCGTTCCCCAATACAGATATCCGCTGGGCCTACACCTCGCAGATCATCCGCAGGAAACTGGCTGGAGAGGGCAAGATGATCGACTCTCCGGAAATCGCCCTGGCCAGGCTGATGGACGAGGGCTATCGCGAGGTGACCCTGCAATCTCTGCACATCCTGCCGGGCGCGGAATTTCATGCCCTGAACAGCAATGCCCGCAAATTCGAGGAGATGCGTGGCGGAATCCGGAAGATCAGGATCGGCTATCCGCTGCTGATGGATAACAAGAGCATGGATCAGGTGCTGGAGGTGGCCTTCAAGAGCATCATCCCTGACGAGCGCAAGGCGGAAGATGCGGTGGTCTTCATGGGGCATGGGAGCCACCATCCCGCCGATGCCATCTATTCGGCCATGATGTACAAGGCCCAGAAGAGGGATCCCAACTGCTTTGTTGGCACGGTCGAGGGTTCCCCCACCTTTGAGGAGATCCTCGATCAGCTCAAGGCCAGGGGCGTGAAAAAGGCCTATCTGATTCCGTTCATGACCGTGGCCGGTGATCACAGCATCAACGACATGTCGGGCAAGGATCCGGACTCATGGGAAAGTCAACTCAAAAAGGCCGGTATCAAGGCCGTACCGGTGCTGCACGGGCTTGCCGAATACGATGGCGTGGTCGATGTCTGGATCCAGCGCCTCAAGGCCAGCCGGGAGCGGCAGCATCGGGGTAAATGA
- a CDS encoding GlcG/HbpS family heme-binding protein, which produces MRYGLVCVLAGLLLVVNGQAAELVKQLPDDLTLSEARAVVDAALKKSAAQGVPMNIAVVDAGGNLKAFVREDGAFLGSIDISQKKARTARAFNMSSAQLGAAAQPGQELYGIEVTNGGLAIFGGGELLIRGGVIVGAVGVSGGSVAEDTAVARAGAAAVK; this is translated from the coding sequence ATGCGTTACGGACTTGTTTGTGTTCTGGCCGGATTGCTGCTTGTTGTCAACGGGCAGGCTGCAGAGCTGGTCAAGCAGTTGCCCGATGATCTGACCCTGTCCGAGGCCCGGGCCGTGGTGGACGCGGCGCTGAAGAAGTCGGCAGCCCAGGGCGTGCCCATGAACATAGCCGTGGTGGATGCGGGCGGCAACCTCAAGGCCTTTGTCCGGGAAGACGGCGCGTTTTTGGGCAGTATCGACATTTCGCAGAAGAAGGCCCGCACAGCACGCGCCTTCAACATGTCTTCCGCCCAGTTGGGCGCGGCTGCCCAGCCAGGCCAGGAGCTGTACGGCATCGAGGTGACCAACGGCGGTCTGGCCATTTTTGGCGGCGGCGAGCTCCTGATCCGGGGCGGCGTCATCGTGGGCGCGGTTGGGGTCAGCGGCGGCAGCGTGGCCGAGGATACGGCCGTGGCCAGGGCCGGAGCAGCGGCGGTAAAATAG
- a CDS encoding heavy metal translocating P-type ATPase, which yields MSEAMVLCPCGARHPEGFACEAGERIRRQRAAEHAHHHKHEHETGHCHAPADPHPHEHSCCCGHSGTLQAAGSGTGSGQTVVYRIDAMDCPTEEALIRKKLERLPGVVSLEFRLVQRLLSVRHTLDSTADIEAALQAIDMPPAFAGVEAVFVISGMDCPVEEGLVRSRLADMDGVYGLDFNLMQRRLVVRHEPAQLANIVRALESLNMGALLVDQTKPEARTAPESSRTPWRRLAVAGVFAALAEAIEFVLQWQAPALEAALDRLPSLGAALDRVSALSLVHALPLLAALIAIGLSGLGTYRKGWIAVTNGNLNINALMSVAVTGALCIGQYPEAAMVMVLFNLSEAIEALSLARARQAIGKLLALAPERATVLDASGNWTEVDIQQVAVGTRVRVRPGEKVGLDGVVASGMSTVNQAPITGESMPVEKRSGDPVFAGSINESGSFEFTVSAPATDSTLARIIRAVEEAQASRAPMQRFVDVFARYYTPAVFLLAIFIATAGPLAFAMPWKNAVYTALVVLVIGCPCALVISIPVSIVSGLAAATRHGILIKGGMFLESGRKLGWLALDKTGTITRGRPVQTDFFCMSGDADRAWRLAASLASRSDHPVSKALVEAAGDAPLLPVEDFAALPGQGVAGRMDGQLWHLGNHRMVEALGRCSEALEARIFPLEEAGKTVVVLVGEQGAVALFAVADTVRASSREAIGELRQLGIKTLMLTGDNAHTAAAIAKEVGVDEFKADMLPEDKLEAVAGLAQQAKGRVGMVGDGINDAPALARADIGFAMAAGGTDVAIETADVALMDDDLRKIPRFIRLSRATCAILMQNIVLALGVKALFFALAFAGMATMWMAVFADVGTALLVVANGLRAMRL from the coding sequence ATGAGTGAAGCCATGGTTTTATGTCCTTGCGGCGCTCGCCATCCCGAAGGCTTCGCCTGCGAGGCGGGTGAACGCATCCGGCGGCAGCGGGCGGCGGAGCACGCGCATCATCACAAGCACGAACACGAGACTGGGCACTGCCACGCGCCCGCAGACCCGCATCCCCATGAGCACAGCTGCTGTTGCGGGCACAGCGGGACGCTGCAAGCGGCCGGCTCCGGGACAGGGAGCGGCCAGACCGTGGTCTACCGCATCGATGCCATGGACTGCCCCACGGAGGAGGCGCTGATTCGCAAAAAACTGGAGCGCCTGCCGGGCGTCGTCAGCCTGGAATTCCGGCTTGTGCAGCGGCTGCTCAGCGTGCGTCACACCTTGGATTCCACGGCAGACATCGAGGCCGCGCTGCAGGCCATCGACATGCCGCCGGCCTTTGCGGGGGTGGAAGCGGTCTTTGTGATCAGCGGCATGGACTGCCCGGTTGAGGAAGGCCTGGTACGCAGCAGGCTGGCCGACATGGACGGCGTATACGGCCTGGACTTCAACCTGATGCAGCGCCGGCTCGTGGTGCGGCACGAGCCGGCCCAGTTGGCCAACATCGTGCGCGCACTGGAATCCCTGAACATGGGCGCCCTGCTGGTGGACCAGACCAAACCCGAAGCCCGGACCGCTCCCGAAAGTTCACGCACTCCCTGGAGGCGGCTGGCCGTGGCCGGCGTTTTTGCGGCTCTGGCCGAGGCTATCGAGTTCGTGTTGCAGTGGCAGGCCCCGGCCCTGGAGGCTGCGCTGGACCGGCTGCCCTCTCTTGGCGCTGCGCTGGACCGGGTAAGCGCGCTGTCCCTGGTCCACGCCCTGCCGCTTCTGGCCGCGCTCATCGCCATCGGCCTGAGCGGCCTCGGCACCTACCGCAAGGGCTGGATTGCGGTGACGAACGGCAATCTGAACATCAACGCCCTGATGTCGGTCGCGGTCACGGGCGCGCTGTGCATCGGCCAGTATCCGGAGGCCGCCATGGTCATGGTGCTCTTCAACCTCTCCGAGGCCATCGAGGCTCTGTCTTTGGCCAGGGCGCGCCAGGCCATCGGCAAGCTGCTGGCGCTGGCTCCGGAACGGGCGACAGTGCTGGATGCCTCGGGCAACTGGACCGAGGTCGATATCCAGCAGGTCGCGGTCGGCACGCGGGTGCGGGTGCGGCCCGGCGAAAAGGTGGGGCTGGACGGGGTGGTGGCCTCCGGGATGTCCACGGTCAATCAGGCGCCGATCACGGGCGAGAGCATGCCGGTCGAGAAGCGCTCAGGCGACCCGGTTTTTGCGGGCAGCATCAACGAGTCCGGCTCCTTCGAGTTCACGGTGAGCGCCCCGGCGACGGATTCCACCCTCGCCCGCATCATCCGCGCCGTGGAAGAGGCCCAGGCCTCCCGCGCACCCATGCAGCGTTTTGTGGACGTCTTTGCCCGCTACTACACCCCAGCCGTGTTCCTGCTGGCGATCTTCATTGCCACGGCAGGGCCGCTGGCCTTTGCCATGCCCTGGAAAAACGCGGTCTACACGGCTCTGGTGGTGCTGGTCATCGGCTGCCCCTGCGCGCTGGTCATCTCCATTCCGGTCAGCATTGTGAGTGGCCTGGCCGCGGCCACGCGCCACGGCATTCTCATCAAGGGCGGCATGTTTCTGGAAAGCGGTCGCAAGCTGGGCTGGCTCGCACTGGACAAAACCGGCACCATCACCCGGGGCCGGCCTGTGCAGACGGATTTTTTCTGCATGAGTGGCGATGCGGACAGGGCATGGCGTCTGGCAGCCAGCCTGGCCTCGCGCTCGGATCACCCGGTATCCAAAGCGCTGGTCGAAGCGGCCGGAGATGCGCCTTTGCTGCCGGTTGAGGATTTTGCCGCGCTGCCTGGCCAGGGCGTGGCGGGCCGCATGGATGGCCAGCTCTGGCATTTGGGCAATCACCGCATGGTGGAGGCCCTGGGCCGCTGTTCCGAAGCGCTCGAGGCCCGGATCTTCCCGCTGGAAGAGGCGGGCAAGACCGTGGTGGTGCTGGTGGGCGAACAGGGAGCGGTGGCCCTGTTCGCGGTGGCGGACACCGTCAGGGCAAGCAGCCGGGAGGCGATTGGCGAGCTGCGGCAACTGGGGATTAAAACGCTGATGCTGACCGGTGACAACGCGCACACCGCCGCGGCGATTGCCAAAGAGGTTGGCGTGGACGAGTTCAAAGCCGACATGCTGCCGGAGGACAAGCTCGAGGCCGTGGCCGGGCTGGCTCAGCAGGCCAAAGGCCGCGTGGGCATGGTGGGCGACGGCATCAACGACGCGCCCGCGCTCGCCAGGGCGGACATCGGCTTTGCCATGGCGGCCGGGGGCACGGATGTGGCCATCGAAACCGCGGACGTAGCCCTGATGGACGACGATCTGCGCAAGATTCCGCGCTTTATCAGGCTCTCGCGCGCCACCTGCGCCATTCTGATGCAGAACATCGTCCTGGCACTGGGCGTGAAGGCGCTCTTCTTCGCTCTTGCCTTTGCCGGCATGGCCACCATGTGGATGGCGGTCTTCGCCGACGTGGGCACCGCCCTCCTGGTCGTGGCCAACGGCCTGCGCGCCATGCGCCTGTAG
- a CDS encoding MFS transporter, whose amino-acid sequence MHNPAPPVTADTAQERSALLVCALTSFLGPFGVSAINVALPAMQAELHLKTVTLTWVPTMYMLVMAIALVPLGALADRLGRKKIFGMGLWLYTLASLLGAVAHHAAPLLICRGLQGVGAGMFISTGMAILTSVFPPKRRGRVIGIYVAAVYIGLSAGPFVGGLLTGFWGWRCLFWLMLPLGAFCLVLMRCYLKGEWQNPDSSPFDLAGCVLYALAIAALVYGASISATRAGQVLLAAGLLCGVAFVLHQYKSRHPVLDLRLFTANRSFAFSSFAALFNYSATYAVTFTMSLYLQYIQAMTPQAAGALLVAQPAVMALGSPLVGRLSERVPARLLSSAGMLLTTIGIACYTQLGLHTPKSWIFCNLLLIGTGFALFSSPNISAIMGAVDRSQYGVASGVAAIMRLLGQMTSMAMATVVLSLLLGNVAITPALYPRFLGAIHVVFCCSAVFCSLGLCCSLARGGQGDHKKGPAI is encoded by the coding sequence ATGCACAACCCCGCCCCGCCTGTCACAGCCGACACCGCCCAGGAACGCTCCGCGCTTCTGGTCTGTGCCCTGACTTCCTTTCTGGGCCCCTTCGGGGTCTCGGCGATCAATGTGGCCCTGCCTGCCATGCAGGCGGAACTCCACCTGAAAACCGTGACTCTGACCTGGGTGCCCACCATGTACATGCTGGTCATGGCCATCGCTTTGGTGCCCCTGGGCGCGCTGGCCGACCGTCTGGGCCGCAAGAAGATCTTCGGCATGGGGCTTTGGCTGTATACCCTGGCCTCCCTGCTCGGCGCGGTGGCGCATCATGCCGCCCCCCTCCTCATTTGCAGAGGCCTGCAGGGCGTGGGGGCCGGCATGTTCATCAGCACCGGCATGGCGATCCTCACCTCGGTGTTTCCGCCAAAACGACGCGGCCGGGTCATCGGCATCTATGTGGCTGCGGTCTACATCGGGCTGTCCGCCGGGCCCTTTGTGGGCGGTCTGCTGACCGGTTTCTGGGGCTGGCGCTGCCTGTTCTGGCTCATGCTGCCGTTGGGCGCGTTTTGCCTTGTGCTCATGCGCTGCTACCTGAAAGGCGAATGGCAAAACCCGGATTCCAGTCCCTTTGATCTGGCTGGCTGCGTGCTCTATGCGCTGGCCATCGCGGCCCTGGTCTATGGCGCCTCCATCAGCGCCACCAGAGCGGGGCAGGTGCTTCTGGCCGCGGGTCTGCTCTGCGGCGTGGCCTTTGTCCTGCACCAGTACAAAAGCCGGCATCCGGTTCTGGATCTGCGGCTTTTCACAGCCAACCGCAGTTTTGCCTTTTCCAGCTTTGCGGCGCTCTTCAACTACAGTGCCACCTATGCGGTCACCTTTACCATGAGTCTGTATCTGCAGTACATTCAGGCCATGACGCCGCAGGCCGCGGGCGCGCTTCTGGTGGCGCAGCCGGCGGTGATGGCCCTGGGCTCGCCGCTGGTGGGCCGGCTTTCCGAGCGAGTGCCGGCGCGTCTGCTGTCCTCTGCCGGCATGCTGCTAACCACCATCGGCATTGCCTGCTATACACAGCTTGGCCTGCATACGCCCAAGTCATGGATTTTTTGCAATCTGCTGCTGATCGGCACGGGCTTCGCCCTCTTTTCCTCGCCCAACATCAGCGCGATCATGGGTGCGGTGGACCGGAGTCAGTACGGTGTCGCCTCGGGGGTGGCGGCGATCATGCGGCTCCTGGGCCAGATGACCAGCATGGCCATGGCCACGGTGGTGCTGTCCCTGCTGCTCGGCAATGTGGCCATCACGCCTGCCCTGTATCCACGTTTTCTTGGGGCCATTCACGTGGTCTTCTGCTGTTCCGCCGTGTTCTGCAGCCTGGGTCTGTGCTGTTCTCTGGCCCGGGGCGGCCAGGGCGATCATAAAAAAGGGCCCGCCATCTGA
- a CDS encoding 3-isopropylmalate dehydratase small subunit, producing MQDLHNAKKFGGPAAFIDRSDINTDEIIPARYLTEISKAALGPHLLEDLHLEGRHFDPKDLAGVKVLVTRSNFGCGSSREHAVWALEVNDIKVVVAESFARIFRQNMFNCGILAVELARGDLERLFALGALGGRVMIAVDVEAEKLSASSDRGESLSCSFTLNPFDRQLVAAGGWLAYADAKY from the coding sequence ATGCAAGACCTGCACAATGCCAAAAAATTCGGCGGTCCGGCCGCCTTTATCGACCGGAGCGACATCAATACCGACGAGATCATCCCAGCCCGCTATCTCACCGAAATCAGCAAGGCCGCGCTTGGCCCCCACCTGCTGGAGGATCTGCATCTGGAAGGCCGGCACTTTGATCCCAAAGATCTCGCCGGCGTCAAGGTATTGGTCACGCGCTCCAATTTCGGCTGTGGCTCGTCCCGGGAGCATGCGGTGTGGGCTTTGGAGGTGAACGACATCAAGGTGGTGGTGGCCGAGAGCTTTGCCCGCATCTTCCGGCAAAACATGTTCAACTGCGGCATTCTGGCAGTGGAACTGGCCAGGGGCGACCTGGAGAGACTCTTCGCCCTGGGGGCCCTGGGGGGCAGGGTGATGATTGCCGTGGATGTGGAGGCGGAAAAACTGAGCGCCAGCAGCGACAGAGGGGAAAGTCTGAGCTGTTCCTTTACACTCAACCCCTTTGACAGGCAGCTTGTCGCGGCCGGCGGCTGGCTGGCCTATGCCGACGCGAAATACTGA
- a CDS encoding Cd(II)/Pb(II)-responsive transcriptional regulator gives MQLKIGELAKLSGCQVVTIRYYEKAGLLSAPARTEGNYRLYDEGAAERLHFIRHCRLHGMTLSEIRELLQFRDHPTRSCRWVSQLVEKHIASVEAQIVELSHLKEHLQTLLRSCSGDRGGDCGILEHITGTECECCKALHCHLGARGSRKG, from the coding sequence ATGCAGCTTAAAATCGGTGAACTGGCGAAACTGAGCGGCTGTCAGGTGGTGACCATCCGCTACTACGAAAAGGCAGGGCTCCTGTCAGCCCCGGCACGTACGGAAGGCAATTACCGGCTCTACGATGAGGGGGCGGCGGAGCGCCTGCACTTCATCCGCCACTGCCGTCTGCACGGCATGACACTTTCGGAAATCCGCGAACTCCTGCAGTTCCGGGATCACCCCACAAGGAGCTGCCGCTGGGTCAGCCAACTGGTGGAAAAGCACATTGCCAGTGTCGAGGCCCAGATTGTCGAGCTCAGCCATCTGAAGGAGCATCTGCAGACGCTGCTGCGTTCCTGTTCCGGGGATCGCGGTGGCGATTGCGGCATTCTGGAGCATATTACCGGTACGGAATGCGAGTGCTGCAAAGCGCTGCACTGTCATCTGGGCGCCAGAGGCAGCCGGAAAGGCTAA
- a CDS encoding 3-isopropylmalate dehydratase large subunit gives MGKTITEKIFAAHLRDNPAPGNMVLDIDVIMCHEITTPIAIMDLVARGKDRVCDARRIKAVIDHVTPPKDAKTAMQSKIMRDWARRHQIKDFFDIGRNGVCHALFPEKGFIRPGNTVIMGDSHTCTHGAFGAFAAGVGTTDLAVGILKGVCAFRTPRSLKIVVEGALPRGVYAKDLILNIIRQLTVNGATDQVIEFTGPVIDSLSMASRMTLCNMAVEAGATSGVCLPDLETARYLWPFIQQDYASPEDAARDFKRWHSDPDASYERVLEMDVSTLAPQVSYGYKPDKVRDVADMAGTPVDQVYIGSCTNGRIEDLRVVAAIVRGRKIAETVRAILSPATPQIYSQALDEGLIKIFMDSGFCVTNPTCGACLGMSNGILAEGEVCASSTNRNFSGRMGKGGMVHLMSPATAAATALAGTIADPRPFLS, from the coding sequence ATGGGCAAAACCATTACCGAGAAGATTTTCGCCGCCCATCTGCGCGACAACCCGGCTCCGGGCAATATGGTGCTGGATATCGACGTCATCATGTGCCACGAAATCACCACGCCCATCGCCATCATGGATTTGGTGGCCAGGGGCAAGGACCGGGTGTGCGATGCCAGGCGCATCAAGGCCGTCATCGATCACGTCACCCCGCCCAAGGATGCCAAGACGGCCATGCAGTCCAAAATCATGCGTGACTGGGCCAGACGGCACCAGATTAAAGACTTTTTCGACATCGGCCGCAACGGCGTCTGCCACGCGCTCTTTCCGGAAAAGGGCTTTATCCGCCCCGGCAACACGGTCATCATGGGCGATTCCCACACCTGTACCCACGGAGCCTTCGGCGCCTTTGCCGCAGGCGTGGGCACCACAGATTTGGCCGTGGGCATTCTGAAAGGCGTGTGCGCCTTCCGCACGCCGCGCTCCCTGAAAATCGTGGTTGAGGGGGCCCTGCCCAGAGGCGTGTATGCCAAGGATCTGATCCTGAACATCATCAGGCAGTTGACGGTGAACGGCGCGACCGATCAGGTGATCGAGTTCACCGGCCCGGTCATTGACAGCCTGAGCATGGCCTCCCGCATGACGCTCTGCAATATGGCCGTGGAGGCTGGCGCGACTTCCGGCGTGTGCCTGCCGGATTTGGAGACCGCCAGATATCTCTGGCCCTTCATCCAGCAGGATTATGCCTCTCCCGAGGACGCGGCCAGGGATTTCAAACGCTGGCATTCCGATCCGGACGCCTCCTATGAACGCGTGCTGGAAATGGACGTCAGCACGCTGGCGCCACAGGTGAGCTATGGCTACAAGCCGGACAAGGTCAGGGATGTGGCCGACATGGCCGGCACGCCCGTCGATCAGGTCTATATCGGCTCCTGCACCAACGGCCGCATCGAGGACCTGCGGGTGGTCGCGGCCATCGTCAGGGGGCGGAAGATTGCCGAGACGGTGCGGGCCATTCTCTCTCCCGCCACACCGCAGATCTATTCGCAGGCCCTGGACGAGGGCCTCATCAAAATCTTCATGGACAGCGGCTTCTGCGTGACCAACCCGACCTGCGGCGCCTGCCTGGGCATGAGCAATGGCATCCTGGCCGAAGGCGAGGTCTGCGCCTCCTCCACCAACCGCAACTTCAGCGGCCGCATGGGCAAGGGCGGCATGGTGCACCTGATGAGCCCGGCCACCGCAGCGGCCACGGCCCTGGCAGGCACAATCGCCGACCCCAGACCTTTCCTTTCCTGA
- a CDS encoding ABC transporter transmembrane domain-containing protein, which yields MDTMGNLQIQLTATDSKGARTGGIFALMVTKNHEPVLSAPLADAAGQAGEDFSYVLAADAFSDPDGDALSYSASLADGSALPSWLSFDAASRTFRRRLDALYEAESKRQAMLVETIHGIATVKAMAIEPLLRGQWEQKVAAAVSMQFRVGRISITARSLTQFLERMMTVILIWVGAGLVFDGSLSVGALIAFQMLAGRVTSPLVRLVGLIHQYQEAALSVEKLGVVMNAREEWGADRQAILEQIIYTWAGVADVASRFADDYPEQCLPLAA from the coding sequence ATGGATACTATGGGCAATCTGCAGATACAGCTCACCGCAACCGACTCGAAGGGTGCGAGGACGGGGGGCATTTTTGCCCTGATGGTAACGAAAAACCACGAGCCGGTGCTGTCCGCCCCGCTTGCGGATGCGGCGGGGCAGGCTGGGGAGGACTTCAGCTATGTGCTGGCGGCCGATGCCTTCAGCGACCCGGACGGCGACGCGCTTTCGTACAGCGCGAGTCTGGCGGACGGTTCGGCGCTGCCCTCCTGGCTGAGCTTCGATGCGGCGAGCCGGACCTTCAGGCGGCGTCTGGATGCGCTTTATGAGGCGGAGTCGAAGCGTCAGGCCATGCTGGTGGAAACGATTCACGGGATTGCGACGGTCAAGGCCATGGCGATTGAGCCGCTGTTGCGGGGCCAGTGGGAGCAGAAGGTGGCGGCTGCGGTGAGCATGCAGTTCAGGGTGGGCAGGATCTCGATTACCGCCCGCAGCCTGACCCAGTTTCTGGAGCGGATGATGACGGTAATTCTGATCTGGGTGGGCGCTGGTCTGGTTTTTGACGGCAGCCTGAGCGTGGGTGCGCTGATTGCCTTTCAGATGCTGGCGGGCCGGGTGACCTCGCCCCTGGTGCGTCTAGTGGGTCTGATCCACCAGTACCAGGAGGCGGCGCTTTCGGTGGAGAAGCTGGGGGTGGTGATGAACGCGCGCGAGGAGTGGGGAGCGGATCGGCAGGCCATTCTGGAACAGATCATCTACACCTGGGCCGGGGTGGCGGATGTGGCCAGTCGCTTTGCGGATGACTACCCGGAGCAATGCCTGCCGCTTGCGGCATAG
- a CDS encoding response regulator gives MIAARITEQDALAQARLLLVDDESAFRRALGRQLEHRGIALTAVGCCAEALRHLELEPVDVVIMDMQMPGLDGVECLRRIKRRWPQAEVIFLTAHASVQSGTAGMAGGAFDYCLKPIDISELLDRVELAAQKALINRESGAL, from the coding sequence ATGATTGCGGCACGCATCACGGAGCAGGACGCTCTCGCGCAGGCCCGGCTTCTCCTGGTGGACGACGAGAGCGCCTTTCGGCGGGCCCTGGGCCGGCAGTTGGAGCACCGGGGCATCGCGCTCACCGCGGTGGGCTGCTGCGCCGAAGCCCTGCGCCATCTGGAACTTGAGCCCGTGGATGTGGTCATCATGGACATGCAGATGCCCGGTCTGGACGGCGTGGAATGCCTGCGTCGGATCAAGCGGCGCTGGCCCCAGGCGGAGGTCATTTTTCTGACCGCCCACGCCTCGGTGCAAAGCGGCACTGCCGGCATGGCAGGCGGGGCCTTTGACTACTGCCTCAAACCCATCGACATATCGGAGCTGCTGGACAGGGTGGAGCTGGCCGCGCAAAAGGCGCTGATCAACCGGGAAAGCGGAGCGCTCTGA